A single window of Archangium gephyra DNA harbors:
- a CDS encoding TonB family protein → MPPTVASNRSVLWLLVAVLSLSSVRAWAQAYDGARREEVDAGVHTPVLTKAPELIQFVEAVYPPEAAAAGKTASVEMLVTIDEKGQVSDAQVVTPVGDGFDEAALAAVRQFQFSPAEVDGAPAPIQIQYVYNFVLQPPKVDEAAPPPPPPEATLTGQLLARGSRSRVGGATVRCGDDPEAPEALSDEEGRFTLKVTPGTCDVRVVANDFHLFTTKEELAPNETTEVIFYLMPKAPGYETVVRGAREKKEVVRRTLERQELQKVPGSFGDPIRVLQNLPGVARAPFISGQLIVRGAAPDQTLTFFDGVEVPLLYHLGGGPSVLNAEFIDRVDFYPGGFGARYGRAVGGAVDVATRKGSTDTLHGSAKVDLLDSGFFLEAPITEGISVAGAARRSYVDVLLPLVLPEDPQGGTLLVLPRYWDYQVRVDFGAKRGSEPGTGGRHTGYVMAFGSDDLLNVVASGGGRNRDVSVDARTLFHRVKGDWTYRNDRFTSVFTPYAGYDLGSFGFGETKLDASIWSLGARQDLALEVMPWFTARGGADVKFEHLVGEGRIPFIGGIQYPAFPGGEPKVEMQDIRRIANTFDGALYAELDLKAGPVTVTPGLRASYARIYGQDRFAYDPRLWVRVQPTEKTSFKGSIGLYSQPPDAFNLEPAPLGNPALTHERSFQTSAGVEQQLTDAISVDVTGYFNRRYDLVVSPGDTVRNEDGTLTRYQYSNRGLGRAYGMEVMLRHAVTRDFFGWLAYTLNRSEQRRVGGDDYRLTTWDQTHILTAVASYRLPYGFELGARMRYVTGRPTTPLQHTFDRYDVDRNNFTGTFGPSNSIRFQPFHQLDLRLDKNWIFQSWTLNAYIDVQNVYNASNVEATFYDYRYRELFEVPGIPILPVVGVKGSF, encoded by the coding sequence ATGCCCCCCACCGTGGCCTCGAATCGCTCCGTCCTCTGGTTGCTGGTCGCTGTCCTCTCTCTTTCCTCCGTGCGGGCGTGGGCCCAGGCCTACGACGGCGCACGCCGCGAGGAGGTGGACGCCGGTGTCCATACCCCGGTGCTGACGAAGGCACCCGAGCTCATCCAGTTCGTGGAAGCCGTCTATCCCCCCGAGGCCGCCGCGGCCGGGAAGACGGCCTCGGTGGAGATGCTCGTCACCATCGACGAGAAGGGCCAGGTGTCCGACGCGCAGGTGGTGACACCCGTGGGCGATGGCTTCGACGAGGCGGCGCTCGCGGCGGTGCGGCAGTTCCAGTTCTCCCCGGCCGAGGTGGACGGCGCGCCGGCCCCCATTCAAATCCAGTACGTCTACAACTTCGTCCTCCAGCCGCCGAAGGTGGACGAGGCCGCTCCGCCGCCGCCCCCGCCCGAGGCCACCCTCACCGGACAGCTCCTGGCGCGTGGCAGCCGCTCGCGCGTGGGTGGTGCCACCGTGCGCTGTGGAGATGATCCGGAAGCCCCTGAGGCGCTCTCGGACGAGGAGGGCCGCTTCACCCTCAAGGTGACGCCCGGCACCTGTGACGTGCGCGTGGTGGCCAACGACTTCCACCTCTTCACCACCAAGGAGGAGCTCGCCCCCAACGAGACGACGGAGGTCATCTTCTACCTGATGCCCAAGGCCCCCGGTTACGAGACGGTGGTGCGCGGCGCGCGCGAGAAGAAGGAAGTGGTGCGCCGCACCCTGGAGCGTCAGGAGCTGCAGAAGGTGCCGGGCTCCTTCGGCGATCCCATCCGTGTGCTGCAGAACCTGCCCGGTGTGGCGCGTGCGCCCTTCATCTCCGGCCAGCTCATCGTGCGCGGCGCGGCGCCGGACCAGACGCTCACCTTCTTCGACGGCGTGGAGGTGCCGCTCCTCTACCACCTGGGCGGTGGACCCTCGGTGCTCAACGCCGAGTTCATCGACCGCGTGGACTTCTACCCGGGCGGCTTCGGCGCGCGCTACGGCCGGGCCGTGGGCGGCGCGGTGGACGTGGCCACGCGCAAGGGCTCCACCGACACGCTGCATGGCTCGGCGAAGGTGGACCTGTTGGACTCGGGCTTCTTCCTCGAGGCCCCCATCACCGAGGGCATCTCCGTCGCCGGTGCCGCGCGCCGCTCGTACGTGGACGTGCTCCTGCCGCTGGTGCTCCCCGAGGATCCCCAGGGCGGCACGCTGCTCGTGCTGCCGCGCTACTGGGACTACCAGGTGCGCGTGGACTTCGGCGCGAAGCGGGGCAGCGAGCCCGGTACCGGCGGACGCCACACCGGGTACGTGATGGCCTTCGGCTCGGATGACCTGCTCAACGTGGTGGCCTCGGGTGGCGGGCGCAACCGCGACGTCTCCGTGGACGCGCGCACGCTCTTCCACCGCGTCAAGGGTGACTGGACGTACCGCAACGACCGCTTCACCTCCGTGTTCACCCCGTACGCCGGCTATGACCTGGGGAGCTTCGGCTTCGGCGAGACGAAGCTGGATGCGAGCATCTGGTCGCTCGGCGCGCGCCAGGATCTGGCGCTGGAGGTGATGCCCTGGTTCACCGCGCGCGGTGGCGCGGACGTGAAGTTCGAGCACCTGGTGGGCGAGGGGCGGATTCCCTTCATCGGCGGCATCCAGTACCCGGCCTTCCCCGGCGGCGAGCCCAAGGTGGAGATGCAGGACATCCGGCGCATCGCCAACACCTTCGACGGCGCGCTCTACGCCGAGCTGGACCTGAAGGCCGGGCCGGTGACGGTGACGCCCGGTCTGCGCGCCTCGTATGCCCGCATCTACGGACAGGATCGCTTCGCCTATGATCCCCGGCTCTGGGTGCGCGTGCAGCCCACGGAGAAGACGTCCTTCAAGGGCAGCATCGGCCTCTACAGCCAGCCGCCGGACGCCTTCAACCTGGAGCCGGCGCCCCTGGGCAATCCGGCCCTCACCCACGAGCGCTCCTTCCAGACGAGCGCGGGCGTGGAGCAGCAGCTCACCGACGCCATCAGCGTGGACGTCACCGGCTACTTCAACCGGCGCTATGACCTGGTCGTCTCCCCGGGCGATACGGTGCGCAACGAGGACGGCACGCTCACGCGCTACCAGTACTCCAACCGGGGCCTGGGGCGCGCCTACGGCATGGAGGTCATGCTGCGGCACGCGGTGACGCGCGACTTCTTCGGCTGGCTGGCCTACACCCTCAACCGCTCCGAGCAGCGGCGCGTGGGGGGCGATGACTACCGCCTGACCACGTGGGACCAGACGCACATCCTCACCGCGGTGGCCAGCTACCGGTTGCCCTATGGCTTCGAGCTGGGCGCGCGCATGCGCTACGTCACCGGCCGGCCCACCACGCCGTTGCAGCACACGTTCGACCGCTACGACGTGGACCGCAACAACTTCACCGGCACCTTCGGCCCGTCCAACTCCATCCGCTTCCAGCCCTTCCACCAGTTGGATCTGCGGCTGGACAAGAACTGGATCTTCCAGAGCTGGACGCTCAACGCCTACATCGACGTGCAGAACGTCTACAACGCCTCCAACGTGGAGGCGACCTTCTACGACTACCGCTACCGCGAGCTGTTCGAGGTGCCTGGCATCCCGATCCTTCCGGTCGTCGGCGTCAAGGGGAGCTTCTGA
- a CDS encoding AraC family transcriptional regulator translates to MSAPASLEERVEFLMWVPPEASVTHEHEVVPDANMDLLLELSDERCRAVLHGPLTRSIHVPSRAGHGYLVVHFRPGAMPGLVDASPSELVNGSVELREVGGLCVDALGERLLAAGSPERMREELTPLLSRVPYPPGDSFDRALRHLLARPEPLRPGALADALHLSTRTLQRAFKERVGFSPRTYTRIARMQEALAALREHPTRSLSEVAHRIGYADHAHMTRDFRELTGRTPSDFRTPSPSGRGLG, encoded by the coding sequence ATGTCCGCCCCCGCCTCCCTGGAGGAGCGGGTGGAGTTCCTGATGTGGGTGCCGCCGGAGGCCTCCGTCACCCACGAGCACGAGGTGGTGCCCGACGCCAACATGGACCTGCTCCTCGAGCTGTCGGACGAGCGCTGCCGGGCCGTGCTCCATGGGCCGCTGACGCGCAGCATCCACGTGCCCTCACGCGCGGGCCATGGCTACCTCGTGGTGCACTTCCGCCCGGGGGCGATGCCCGGGCTCGTGGATGCCAGTCCCTCGGAGCTGGTCAACGGGTCCGTGGAGCTGCGCGAGGTGGGGGGCCTCTGCGTGGACGCGCTCGGCGAACGGCTGCTGGCCGCGGGCTCACCGGAGCGGATGCGCGAGGAGCTCACCCCGCTGCTGAGCCGCGTGCCCTACCCGCCTGGAGACAGCTTCGACCGGGCACTGCGCCACCTGCTCGCCCGGCCGGAACCGTTGCGCCCGGGCGCATTGGCGGACGCGCTCCACCTCAGCACGCGCACGCTGCAACGGGCCTTCAAGGAGCGTGTGGGCTTCTCGCCGAGGACGTACACGCGCATCGCGCGGATGCAGGAGGCCCTGGCCGCCCTGCGTGAGCACCCCACCCGCTCCCTGTCCGAGGTGGCGCACCGGATCGGCTACGCCGACCATGCGCACATGACGAGGGACTTCCGGGAGCTGACGGGCAGGACCCCGAGCGACTTCCGGACTCCCTCTCCCTCTGGGAGAGGGCTGGGGTGA
- a CDS encoding C45 family autoproteolytic acyltransferase/hydolase, protein MTTQTLRVIECRGTPRQVGQQWGEACRESLRASAENLFLALSMSPLAASREDVVRTALKLEANVRAFDPEALELIRGQAEGTGLPYEETFALHCMLELAINYAQIGGMCTSMALTGEATADGQALLGQTIDWNPGARMDLLRIRHSDGREQLSLCLDGSPYYHLNSDGVGNCANLTLVEPQPCASLVPLSVYVPRAMRQPSLSAALEVLVTAARGFGYYHLADARGHVVGIESTYDEHVLLQPERGVLVHANHYQSERFRERDVTHRYVPCTFGRETRIRELVAAGHGRHTPETVKQMLTDHGTPEGRICLHDTPPAPGAMPRETAATVVMAPARRTMWVATGPACRQPFAEFSL, encoded by the coding sequence ATGACGACGCAGACGCTTCGGGTCATCGAGTGCCGTGGGACGCCGAGACAGGTAGGCCAACAGTGGGGAGAGGCCTGCCGCGAGAGCCTGCGCGCCTCGGCGGAGAACCTCTTCCTCGCCCTGTCCATGAGCCCCCTCGCGGCCTCGCGGGAGGACGTGGTGCGCACGGCGCTGAAGCTGGAGGCCAACGTGCGAGCCTTCGATCCGGAGGCGCTCGAGCTCATCCGGGGACAGGCCGAGGGCACGGGCCTCCCCTACGAGGAGACCTTCGCGCTCCACTGCATGCTGGAGCTGGCCATCAATTACGCGCAGATTGGCGGCATGTGCACGTCCATGGCCCTCACCGGCGAGGCCACGGCGGATGGGCAGGCGCTTCTCGGACAGACGATCGACTGGAACCCGGGGGCGCGGATGGACCTGCTCCGCATCCGTCACTCGGATGGGCGCGAGCAGCTCTCTCTGTGCCTGGACGGCTCGCCCTACTACCACCTCAACAGTGACGGGGTGGGCAACTGCGCCAACCTCACGCTGGTGGAGCCGCAGCCCTGTGCCTCGCTGGTGCCGCTGTCCGTGTACGTGCCCAGGGCGATGCGCCAGCCGAGCCTGTCCGCGGCGTTGGAGGTGCTCGTCACGGCGGCGCGGGGCTTCGGCTACTACCACCTCGCGGACGCGCGGGGACACGTGGTGGGCATCGAGAGCACGTACGACGAGCACGTCCTGCTGCAACCGGAGCGAGGCGTGCTGGTCCACGCCAACCACTACCAGTCCGAGCGCTTCCGGGAGCGGGACGTCACCCACCGTTACGTCCCCTGCACCTTCGGGCGAGAGACGCGAATCCGGGAGCTGGTGGCCGCCGGTCACGGCCGCCACACGCCCGAGACGGTGAAGCAGATGCTCACGGACCACGGCACACCGGAGGGCCGCATCTGCCTGCACGACACGCCACCCGCTCCCGGGGCCATGCCGCGCGAGACGGCGGCCACGGTGGTGATGGCACCCGCGCGCCGCACGATGTGGGTGGCAACGGGGCCCGCGTGCCGGCAGCCCTTCGCCGAGTTCAGCCTCTGA
- a CDS encoding nicotinate phosphoribosyltransferase produces MGSSLLATDGYKFSMAEAGWPLRRETFYYSHRKGGQQVVPLDLESYVRNLLPEPTESDYSYLARNSYEMGAGFKAAIQRKDKLVIRALPKGARFYSREPVFTVTGTSALVSWLEPLLLQLNFRIQIATQALADREALAKALAVLSCEEEKRIALETLDAVGVKPVPISVDPEGYHARVVAVVRELVEAVQDPSRIFEVGLRAATCLEQHELALRACKEAGVMRTSNVYLAQKLGMIPVGTMGHEHVQRYGSDEAAFRAIRERRPERSSYLLDTYDTVTSGLPTAFRLVHEEPGAGDSIRFDSGDKKKQYVFAVSRAKEEGIKPVLILEDGLDAQATREFEELRTQYGWESSKQFYGYGGFIVARTMACPYTRDRVAAVYKLSRTGHVPTMKFGNELAEGKQSIPGVPVVFRRRGGTGPIGLIGQEGEPVPEGYELLSGATPETAASIPAPGEAEPRVAYTPATQALVDELRNRHFPRSATPRS; encoded by the coding sequence ATGGGGAGTTCGCTGCTCGCGACGGACGGCTACAAGTTCAGCATGGCGGAGGCTGGCTGGCCGCTTCGCCGGGAGACGTTCTACTACTCGCACCGCAAGGGCGGACAGCAGGTGGTGCCGTTGGACCTCGAGTCCTATGTGCGCAACCTGCTCCCGGAGCCGACCGAGAGCGACTACTCCTACCTGGCTCGCAACAGCTACGAGATGGGCGCCGGCTTCAAGGCCGCCATCCAGCGCAAGGACAAGCTGGTCATCCGCGCCCTGCCCAAGGGCGCCCGCTTCTACTCGCGCGAGCCCGTGTTCACGGTGACGGGGACCTCGGCGCTGGTGTCGTGGCTGGAGCCGCTCCTGCTGCAGCTCAACTTCCGCATCCAGATCGCCACCCAGGCGCTGGCGGACCGCGAGGCCCTGGCGAAGGCGCTCGCCGTCCTGTCGTGCGAGGAGGAGAAGCGCATCGCCCTGGAGACGTTGGACGCGGTGGGCGTGAAGCCGGTGCCCATCTCCGTGGACCCCGAGGGCTATCACGCGCGCGTGGTGGCGGTGGTGCGCGAGCTGGTGGAAGCGGTGCAGGACCCGAGCCGCATCTTCGAGGTGGGTCTGCGCGCGGCCACGTGCCTGGAGCAGCATGAGCTCGCCCTGCGCGCCTGCAAGGAGGCCGGGGTGATGCGCACCAGCAACGTGTACCTGGCGCAGAAGCTCGGAATGATTCCGGTGGGCACCATGGGGCACGAGCATGTGCAGCGCTACGGCTCGGACGAGGCGGCCTTCCGCGCCATCCGCGAGCGGCGGCCGGAGCGCTCCAGCTACCTGCTGGACACCTATGACACGGTGACCTCGGGCCTGCCCACGGCCTTCCGCCTGGTCCACGAGGAGCCCGGGGCGGGGGACTCCATCCGCTTCGACTCGGGCGACAAGAAGAAGCAGTACGTCTTCGCGGTGTCCCGGGCGAAGGAGGAGGGCATCAAGCCGGTGCTCATCCTCGAGGACGGGTTGGACGCGCAGGCCACGCGCGAGTTCGAGGAGCTGCGGACCCAGTACGGCTGGGAGTCCTCGAAGCAGTTCTACGGTTACGGTGGCTTCATCGTGGCGCGCACCATGGCGTGCCCCTACACGCGGGACCGGGTGGCGGCGGTGTACAAGCTGTCGCGCACGGGCCACGTGCCCACGATGAAGTTCGGCAACGAGCTGGCCGAGGGCAAGCAGAGCATCCCGGGCGTGCCGGTGGTGTTCCGGCGCCGCGGTGGCACGGGGCCCATCGGCCTCATCGGACAGGAGGGCGAGCCGGTGCCCGAGGGGTACGAGCTGCTCTCTGGCGCCACGCCCGAGACCGCCGCCTCCATCCCCGCGCCCGGCGAGGCGGAGCCGCGCGTCGCGTACACGCCGGCCACGCAGGCGCTCGTGGATGAGCTGCGCAACCGTCACTTCCCGCGGAGCGCCACGCCGCGGTCCTGA
- a CDS encoding TonB C-terminal domain-containing protein: MPDSRRRLLLALLLSFCLHAGVWLWMEVRRSPLAEQRPPPPAPATLQFVEVEVAPPPEPPRPLPPSRPPPRPPRPPSPAIAQAPKPPAPPPPTPAEPPPTVTETPTGSDSPRADEPRAEGPRLGAARLLPSPSLSWSPGRGVDVPDAGVPVPATPEEKVADMVMEGVRRGKVDRGLVHPYFSELGKSLLKTWDAERAVSAKGLKGFLDQTRGNSAEWMRVWSDRAAAYANTGSALDADTPEAYDRLPPGGDPSLEARRTLRRQMKEQFRSTRRATVRVVQDTEGRLLSVELVTPSNDMQIDREAVADIRAAAASLPVPPPEALQGRTQLVSLWQIELIISISPPVPTLSIEFDAEMKLTDLRMPLDRRLYKRVRLLEVR; encoded by the coding sequence ATGCCGGACTCCCGCCGCCGACTGCTGCTCGCGCTCCTCCTCAGCTTCTGCCTGCACGCCGGGGTGTGGCTGTGGATGGAGGTCCGGCGTTCCCCGCTCGCGGAGCAACGCCCCCCGCCTCCGGCTCCGGCGACGCTCCAGTTCGTCGAGGTGGAGGTGGCTCCACCCCCGGAGCCTCCGAGGCCCCTTCCTCCGAGCCGCCCCCCACCGAGACCGCCCCGTCCGCCTTCACCGGCCATCGCGCAGGCTCCGAAGCCACCGGCCCCGCCTCCGCCCACTCCGGCCGAGCCTCCGCCCACCGTCACGGAGACCCCCACCGGGAGTGACAGTCCTCGCGCGGACGAGCCCCGGGCCGAGGGTCCACGCCTGGGTGCCGCGCGGCTCCTGCCCTCGCCTTCACTGTCGTGGAGCCCGGGCAGAGGGGTCGACGTACCTGATGCGGGCGTGCCCGTTCCCGCCACGCCGGAGGAGAAGGTGGCCGACATGGTCATGGAGGGGGTGCGGCGGGGGAAGGTGGACCGGGGGCTCGTGCACCCGTACTTCTCCGAGCTGGGCAAGTCGCTGCTGAAGACCTGGGATGCCGAGCGCGCCGTGAGTGCCAAGGGACTCAAGGGCTTCCTCGATCAGACGCGCGGCAACTCCGCGGAGTGGATGCGAGTCTGGTCGGACAGAGCAGCGGCCTACGCGAACACGGGCTCGGCACTCGACGCCGACACGCCCGAGGCCTACGACCGGCTGCCGCCCGGGGGAGACCCGTCGCTCGAAGCGCGCCGCACGCTGCGCCGGCAGATGAAGGAGCAGTTCCGCTCCACCCGCCGCGCCACCGTGCGCGTGGTGCAGGACACCGAGGGACGGCTGCTCAGCGTGGAGCTCGTCACGCCCAGCAATGACATGCAGATAGACCGGGAGGCGGTGGCGGACATCCGCGCCGCCGCCGCGAGTCTCCCCGTTCCGCCACCCGAAGCCCTTCAGGGCCGCACGCAGTTGGTGAGCCTGTGGCAGATCGAGCTCATCATCTCCATCAGCCCGCCCGTGCCCACCCTCAGCATCGAGTTCGACGCGGAGATGAAGCTCACGGACCTGCGGATGCCGCTCGATCGCCGTCTCTACAAGCGCGTGCGGCTGCTCGAGGTGCGCTGA
- a CDS encoding pentapeptide repeat-containing protein codes for MIAKKVFYEDKHLENERLELTDKGSLYFLGRNLTLKNCTLVLKVAARNLFIRDVRFIDCTFEVKQELKNHQQWIRASLKGCRFKGPLSGCDFGHWPEYLNEPEYRLGAIEDCDFTEARLDGCRFMGCDPRTLRFPKWPCFTILDPIGRAPELLRVKWPGIFGDVTVANLHKQPRATTAVTLLAPAMAKRQDTTPEALKAVIEQFDFIVY; via the coding sequence ATGATTGCCAAAAAGGTCTTCTACGAGGACAAGCACCTTGAGAACGAGCGACTGGAGCTGACGGACAAAGGCTCCCTCTACTTCCTGGGCCGAAATCTGACGCTGAAGAACTGCACGCTCGTGCTGAAGGTGGCCGCCAGGAATCTGTTCATCCGCGACGTCCGGTTCATCGACTGTACCTTCGAGGTGAAGCAGGAGCTGAAGAACCACCAGCAATGGATAAGGGCCTCCCTCAAGGGATGTCGATTCAAGGGGCCGCTGTCTGGTTGTGACTTCGGACACTGGCCCGAGTACTTGAATGAACCGGAGTACAGGCTGGGCGCCATTGAAGACTGTGACTTCACCGAGGCGCGCCTGGACGGCTGCCGCTTCATGGGCTGTGACCCCCGCACCCTCCGGTTTCCCAAGTGGCCCTGCTTCACCATCCTGGATCCCATCGGCCGGGCTCCCGAGTTGCTGCGCGTCAAGTGGCCAGGCATTTTTGGCGATGTCACCGTGGCGAACCTGCACAAGCAGCCACGCGCGACCACCGCCGTGACGTTGCTCGCCCCCGCCATGGCCAAACGGCAGGACACCACTCCAGAAGCGCTCAAGGCCGTCATCGAGCAGTTCGACTTCATCGTCTACTGA
- a CDS encoding inorganic pyrophosphatase: MATKKPQTHSFQAHPWHGISPGEEAPETVTAYIEMVPTDTVKYELDKETGILRLDRPQQFSSQCPTLYGFIPQTFCDELVAKRCAERTGNKGIKGDGDPLDICVLTEKVIPSGALLVHAVPVGGFRMVDGNEADDKIIAVLESDLVYGALQHVAQLPITLVERLKHYFLTYKQIPSQAKRAVEIVEMYDRSEAHEVIMRSMKDYQRVYGQAAPARKPRGRKG; this comes from the coding sequence ATGGCCACCAAGAAGCCGCAGACCCACAGTTTCCAGGCGCATCCCTGGCACGGCATCTCCCCGGGCGAGGAAGCCCCCGAGACCGTCACCGCGTACATCGAGATGGTGCCCACCGATACGGTGAAGTACGAGCTCGACAAGGAGACGGGCATCCTGCGGCTGGACCGGCCGCAGCAGTTCTCCAGCCAGTGCCCCACGCTCTACGGCTTCATCCCGCAGACGTTCTGCGATGAGCTGGTGGCGAAGCGCTGCGCCGAGCGCACCGGAAACAAGGGCATCAAGGGCGATGGGGATCCGCTCGACATCTGCGTGCTGACGGAGAAGGTGATTCCGAGCGGCGCGCTGCTGGTGCACGCCGTGCCGGTGGGTGGCTTCCGCATGGTCGACGGCAACGAGGCGGACGACAAGATCATCGCCGTGCTGGAGTCGGACCTCGTCTACGGGGCGCTGCAGCACGTGGCGCAGCTGCCGATCACGCTCGTCGAGCGGCTCAAGCACTACTTCCTCACGTACAAGCAGATTCCCAGCCAGGCCAAGCGCGCGGTGGAGATCGTCGAGATGTACGATCGCAGCGAGGCGCACGAGGTCATCATGCGCAGCATGAAGGACTACCAGCGCGTGTACGGCCAGGCCGCGCCCGCTCGCAAGCCGCGCGGCCGCAAGGGCTAA
- the epmA gene encoding EF-P lysine aminoacylase EpmA produces MPNPVQWRSAAGRQALYGALRRFFTQLGYLEVDTPLLIPTPGMEPHITAFEAPFVPETDVGQRRTLYLHTSPEYAMKRLLADGAGPLFQICKVFRNGEVSKTHNPEFTMLEFYRPRADYHAIMADLEGALAEADQAVGGDGFFRRTPYERLSVRDAVLRETGVDLRACADGPSLKRAAEAAGVRTGDATSFDDVFFHLFLQKVEGKLGWERPTYLTEYPASMASLARLKPEDPTVAERTELYARGLELANGFSELTDAVEQRARLVEEQEFRRNAGRAVYPLDERFLDAVGRMPPSAGIAVGLDRILMLLLGVESISDVLLFPAHEFV; encoded by the coding sequence ATGCCCAACCCAGTCCAGTGGCGCTCGGCCGCAGGCCGGCAGGCGCTCTACGGAGCCCTCCGCCGATTCTTCACCCAGCTCGGCTACCTCGAGGTGGACACCCCGCTGCTCATTCCCACCCCGGGGATGGAGCCCCACATCACCGCCTTCGAGGCGCCCTTCGTCCCGGAGACGGACGTGGGCCAGCGCCGCACCCTCTACCTGCACACCAGCCCCGAGTACGCCATGAAGCGGCTGCTCGCCGACGGAGCGGGGCCCCTCTTCCAGATTTGCAAGGTATTCCGGAACGGGGAGGTCTCGAAGACCCACAACCCCGAGTTCACGATGCTGGAGTTCTACCGGCCCCGGGCGGACTACCACGCCATCATGGCGGACCTGGAGGGAGCGCTGGCGGAGGCGGACCAGGCGGTGGGCGGCGATGGCTTCTTCCGCCGCACGCCCTACGAGCGGCTGTCGGTGAGGGACGCGGTGCTGCGGGAGACGGGCGTGGACCTCCGGGCCTGTGCGGACGGGCCCTCGCTGAAGCGAGCGGCGGAGGCGGCCGGGGTGCGCACGGGGGATGCCACCAGCTTCGATGACGTCTTCTTCCACCTCTTCCTGCAGAAGGTGGAGGGGAAGCTGGGGTGGGAGCGGCCGACCTACCTGACGGAGTACCCCGCCTCCATGGCCTCGCTGGCGCGGCTCAAGCCGGAGGACCCCACCGTGGCCGAGCGCACGGAGCTGTACGCGCGGGGGCTGGAGCTGGCCAACGGCTTCTCGGAGCTGACGGACGCGGTGGAGCAGCGTGCTCGCCTGGTCGAGGAACAGGAGTTCCGGCGCAACGCGGGCCGAGCCGTGTATCCACTGGACGAGCGGTTCCTTGACGCGGTAGGCCGCATGCCACCCTCGGCGGGGATCGCCGTGGGGCTGGACCGTATCCTGATGCTGTTGCTGGGCGTGGAGTCCATCTCGGATGTCCTCCTGTTCCCAGCCCATGAATTCGTTTGA